A genome region from Microplitis demolitor isolate Queensland-Clemson2020A chromosome 1, iyMicDemo2.1a, whole genome shotgun sequence includes the following:
- the LOC103568367 gene encoding zinc finger protein 608: MATTPIGGRLPNVNRKGTSPCAAVPASAISASLSSTSSTTSVTTASTATAIVAASSLSSPSPSSSSSTRIGVCGGNSSSATNSTSVSSSRRDRTSRDHQEQQKRQQQQQQPPQQGDKSVARRDSKASTVAANVGETDTATTNVTNNFEYDDNEWDIGIGDLIIDLDADIEKTRDEKLSSGNGMASTPASAAAATTNQNHQLQQQNVTQQNSSSSGITATGNNSQSSSSSSSSSSSSSSSSSPSCGVNNSSNSSNNNQTNSVNSSSGNQNTGSGNANSSSTGNGPTSGKQQPGSVNAVHLNSGNPGKMAVEHSATVDKGLKMKIKRTKPGTKTSEAKHEIVKSNEINGTTTSQDGNGNSTSSNSSTSSASSTSSSSSTSSQNSDVTTSNSSSSSSNKSKPHSPASATSGPPASSTAGSKRGSSGHRRDKARDKHDKPQSNSHGPQQNNKPEMNGTARPVSQSQNSTGAAVQSQGPTPAATAPQQPQGPPPSSRTGFPVSQGVGPPATSAAAPCPPPSPASATAAGSAAKPEQTKIAAVPGPTLNTTVDEAMDTAACSSPPMKKLKTSNSEPKDMSDVCVGTSVGTITEPECLGPCEPGTSVTLEGIVWHETEGGVLVVNVTWRGKTYVGTLLDCTRHDWAPPRFCDSPTSDLDARTPKGRGKRGRAAANATPGNDLSNFTETRSSVHSKLRNGGKGRRGAQGSPAASPSPAAFVPPRPDPAAKRKSRGPEEEEKSKRRAPPPTPPSGSPPASPVLYECPEPNCSKKYKNQNGLKYHQNHAHGSADDEDTKEGVTSMSENDESNIEAPSPATPVKSPVDKPEGTPVRATSPPAATLPPATPTPPPRVPSPTADQPTPILADKSSIVKPGVLRFGQDDLPAPAVAATTVPPVTAVVQPSPRPQVQQVSPANPPPQSPSPHPSPHPSPHPSQSPRPVPSPHLTTNIPQPINIPQPPQPSQAVQHQAQNQMLQAPQNLTGQPMQPGQLMSPQPQLQPQLQPAHQLQPVQHPVQTQLGQPAPAHMVHQPGLPPQQQQQQQQQQQQQQQQQQQQQQQQQQQPPPQQPSLQALNQHPGLQGLTTQIAQQPGLQNTTPSGHPVQSHMQYPSVGIHAKMPQFKVKPTAALMPEQDKSKDPRSSKPQGYKKKSRKSPGGSPHPSPLEAPIIDSAREDVQSPAYSDISDDGAPVLEAESADKLKQGQEKDVKTGMQTHVPPHYGMFPYYGQPPYLVPSVQDKPNEQKPSDLTPKQDIKPLNIPQMPLMASLQNSEKDKKELSQPPPQQQPHYYSNYGGYIPPGYSYQPQPVSQPPQPQQQTQQEMIDHEQKNKIKQESQQQQQQQQQQQQQQSSIKDKQHENHQILKESIEMKSQMSPYHVYHNSQNQRGPPVPGPVQDDRRYYLYPGEQRRKEESVKQPQQSKPPPPSPKHQPKQEKPQDLGKNDESKNKQEGVKPTMETQGPPPPPTSQYAYIHHPGYMPPQHYGGIPFDPGHPVYRGLSPMLVPGPFSGNPYLQLPRFHAPEDLSRPPGGKALDLLQHHASQYYSTHKIHELQERALKSPTPKTSAASASPSSAGPTPSRPPSGPPTSAAGGPGPPPGQGGPQQGGKQQPSNNPQQQGPGDNSSGNLGKDSRSPPPQRHVHTHHHTHVGLGYPLIGGQYPAPYGAAVLASQQAAAVAASVISPFPPK, translated from the exons ATGGCGACCACGCCAATAGGCGGTCGCCTCCCTAACGTTAACCGCAAAGGAACCTCGCCGTGCGCGGCGGTACCAGCATCAGCGATATCAGCATCGTTATCATCGACATCATCGACAACATCAGTAACAACAGcatcaacagcaacagcaataGTAGCAGCATCATCTCTGTCATCGCCATCgccatcatcgtcatcatcgaCGCGAATCGGTGTTTGCGGTGGTAACAGCAGTAGCGCGACGAACAGTACCAGTGTTAGTTCAAGTAGACGGGATCGTACGAGTAGGGATCATCAGGAGCAGCAGAAAcgacagcagcagcagcaacagccgCCGCAACAGGGTGATAAGTCGGTGGCGCGTCGTGATTCGAAAGCAAGCACAGTGGCTGCTAACGTTGGAGAAACGGACACGGCCACGACGAATGTGACCAACAACTTCGAGTACGACGACAATGAATGGGACATTGGCATAGGCGATCTCATAATCGACCTCGATGCTGATATAGAGAAGACGAGGGACGAGAAATTGAGCTCGGGAAACGGGATGGCTTCAACGCCTGCCTCGGCAGCAGCAGCCACGACTAATCAGAATCACCAGTTACAGCAACAAAACGTAACGCAACAAAATTCATCGTCATCGGGCATAACTGCCACCGGCAACAACAGTCAATCTTCATCTTcttcgtcgtcgtcgtcgtcgtcctCGTCCTCATCGTCGTCGCCGTCCTGCGGCGTTAATAATTCATCAAattcatcaaataataatcaaacaaATTCGGTTAATTCCAGTAGCGGTAATCAAAACACAGGCAGTGGTAACGCCAACAGCTCGAGTACTGGTAACGGACCAACTAGTGGTAAGCAACAACCCGGTTCTGTTAACGCGGTACACCTCAACTCCGGCAATCCCGGAAAAATGGCTGTTGAACACTCTGCTACCGTTGATAAAGGCCTCAAAATGAAGATCAAACGCACTAAACCTGGAACAAAAACTAGCGAGGCTAAGCACGAAATTGTCAAGTCTAACGAAATAAACGGGACAACAACGTCACAAGACGGCAACGGCAATTCGACCTCATCAAACTCATCGACCTCCTCAGCTTCTTCAACGTCTTCGTCATCATCAACGTCATCCCAAAATTCCGACGTGACCACGAGTAACTCGTCGTCCTCGTCCTCAAACAAATCAAAACCCCACTCGCCGGCGTCAGCCACCTCAGGACCCCCTGCATCGTCGACGGCAGGCTCCAAGAGAGGATCCAGCGGACACAGGAGGGACAAAGCCAGAGACAAGCACGACAAACCGCAGAGTAACAGTCACGGTCCCcagcaaaataataaaccCGAGATGAATGGAACCGCGAGACCGGTGTCTCAAAGTCAAAATTCAACGGGTGCAGCCGTTCAGTCCCAAGGACCAACTCCCGCGGCGACAGCACCCCAACAACCCCAAGGCCCACCACCCAGTTCGAGAACTGGATTTCCCGTTTCACAGGGCGTTGGACCGCCCGCGACAAGTGCCGCTGCACCATGTCCACCTCCCAGTCCAGCTTCCGCGACGGCTGCCGGCTCTGCCGCCAAACCCGAGCAAACAAAGATTGCAGCAGTACCTGGACCTACCCTAAACACTACCGTAGACGAGGCCATGGACACGGCCGCGTGTAGTTCGCCACccatgaaaaagttgaaaacttCAAATTCAGAGCCAAAG GACATGTCTGACGTTTGTGTCGGAACGAGTGTCGGAACAATCACAGAACCTGAATGTCTGGGCCCATGTGAACCTGGAACCTCTGTGACACTGGAAGGCATCGTTTGGCACGAGACTGAAGGAG GTGTATTAGTCGTTAATGTTACGTGGCGAGGAAAAACGTACGTTGGTACGTTGCTGGATTGTACGAGACACGACTGGGCGCCGCCACGATTCTGCGATTCACCGACGAGTGACCTGGACGCGAGGACACCCAAGGGACGAGGGAAACGTGGCCGGGCAGCCGCTAACGCGACACCTGGAAATGATCTCAGCAATTTCACCGAAACGAGGAGTTCGGTGCACAGTAAACTGAGAAATGGCGGAAAAGGACGCAGAGGTGCTCAAGGATCGCCGGCAGCGAGTCCGAGTCCTGCGGCGTTTGTTCCCCCACGACCAGATCCAGCTGCCAAGCGGAAATCACGAGGTCCTGAGGAGGAAGAAAAGAGTAAAAGAAGAGCGCCTCCGCCTACGCCGCCCAGCGGTTCGCCGCCAGCAAGTCCTGTGTTATACGAGTGTCCAGAACCAAATTGTAGTAAAAAgtacaaaaatcaaaatggaCTAAAGTATCATCAGAACCATGCACATGGTTCTGCCGACGACGAAGACACCAAAGAAGGTGTCACGAGTATGTCGGAGAATGATGAGAGCAATATTGAGGCACCGAGTCCGGCAACGCCTGTAAAGTCCCCGGTTGATAAACCGGAAGGTACACCGGTAAGAGCTACAAGTCCTCCAGCGGCGACGTTACCCCCAGCGACACCTACCCCACCACCGAGAGTCCCATCGCCTACGGCAGATCAGCCGACGCCGATTCTCGCGGATAAAAGTAGTATAGTAAAGCCAGGAGTGTTGAGGTTTGGGCAAGACGATTTGCCAGCACCTGCAGTTGCTGCGACGACGGTGCCACCAGTGACGGCCGTGGTACAACCAAGTCCGAGGCCTCAGGTCCAGCAGGTTTCACCAGCGAATCCGCCTCCACAGAGTCCGAGCCCTCATCCAAGTCCACACCCAAGTCCGCACCCAAGTCAGTCGCCCAGGCCTGTGCCATCACCTCATCTCACTACAAACATTCCTCAACCAATAAATATACCTCAGCCTCCTCAACCGAGCCAAGCGGTTCAGCACCAAGCGCAGAATCAAATGCTACAAGCGCCTCAAAACTTAACGGGTCAGCCGATGCAACCTGGACAGTTGATGAGTCCGCAACCACAGCTGCAACCGCAGCTCCAACCCGCGCATCAGCTGCAGCCGGTTCAACACCCTGTACAAACGCAACTTGGCCAGCCAGCTCCTGCGCACATGGTTCATCAACCAGGTCTTCCaccacagcagcagcagcaacaacaacaacagcagcaacaacaacaacagcagcagcaacagcagcagcagcaacaacaacagcaaccaCCACCCCAACAACCAAGTCTTCAAGCTTTAAACCAACATCCAGGTCTTCAAGGTCTCACCACGCAAATTGCACAGCAACCTGGCTTGCAAAACACCACACCCTCTGGTCATCCTGTCCAGTCGCACATGCAGTATCCTAGTGTTGGAATCCATGCCAAGATGCCACAGTTCAAAGTTAAGCCAACCGCTGCGCTGATGCCCGAGCAAGACAAAAGCAAAGACCCACGTTCGTCAAAACCACAAGGCTACAAAAAGAAATCACGTAAATCACCGGGTGGTAGTCCGCATCCTTCGCCACTAGAGGCTCCAATAATTGACTCTGCGAGAGAAGACGTACAGAGTCCAGCTTACTCTGACATATCGGACGACGGTGCGCCAGTATTAGAGGCTGAATCTGCTGACAAATTGAAACAAGGCCAAGAGAAAGATGTGAAGACGGGAATGCAAACGCATGTACCTCCACACTATGGAATGTTTCCTTATTACGGACAGCCACCTTACCTGGTACCCAGTGTACAGGACAAGCCTAATGAACAAAAACCGAGTGACTTGACACCTAAGCAAGATATAAAACCTCTCAATATACCGCAAATGCCTTTGATGGCGAGTTTACAAAACTCTGAAAAGGACAAAAAAGAATTGAGTCAACCGCCGCCTCAGCAGCAGCCACATTATTACAGTAATTACGGTGGGTATATTCCCCCTGGTTACTCGTATCAGCCTCAGCCGGTCTCGCAACCGCCTCAGCCGCAGCAGCAGACCCAGCAGGAGATGATTGATCACGagcaaaagaataaaataaaacaagaatctcagcagcagcaacagcagcagcagcaacagcaacagcagcagtcGAGTATAAAAGACAAGCAGCATGAGAACCACCAAATACTTAAAGAGAGTATAGAAATGAAGAGCCAGATGAGTCCCTATCATGTCTATCACAACTCGCAGAACCAGAGAGGTCCACCGGTTCCTGGACCAGTTCAAGATGACAGAAGGTATTATCTGTACCCGGGTGAACAGAGGCGGAAAGAAGAATCGGTGAAGCAACCGCAGCAGTCTAAACCTCCACCCCCGAGTCCAAAGCACCAGCCAAAGCAGGAAAAACCCCAGGACCTCGGTAAAAATGACGAGTCCAAGAACAAACAGGAAGGAGTCAAGCCGACGATGGAGACACAGggaccaccaccaccaccaacCTCGCAGTACGCGTATATCCATCACCCAGGCTACATGCCTCCACAACATTACGGCGGAATACCCTTTGACCCAGGTCATCCTGTCTACCGCGGACTCAGTCCAATGTTGGTCCCAGGCCCTTTCTCTGGCAACCCCTACCTCCAGTTGCCGAGGTTTCACGCCCCAGAAGACTTAAGTAGACCTCCTGGTGGCAAAGCTCTCGACTTGCTGCAGCACCACGCGAGCCAATACTACTCCACGCACAAAATCCACGAGCTCCAAGAGCGCGCACTGAAATCACCGACCCCCAAGACTTCTGCCGCCTCAGCGAGTCCATCCTCTGCGGGTCCCACGCCCTCGAGACCTCCAAGTGGTCCTCCGACGTCAGCTGCCGGGGGACCAGGGCCACCTCCTGGTCAGGGAGGGCCCCAGCAAGGAGGGAAGCAGCAGCCAAGCAATAACCCCCAGCAACAAGGACCCGGTGACAACAGCAGCGGGAATCTCGGCAAAGACAGCAGATCTCCGCCTCCCCAGAGGCACGTCCACACTCATCATCACACACACGTCGGATTGGGCTACCCTCTAATTGGGGGACAGTATCCCGCGCCCTATGGAG CGGCCGTGCTGGCGAGTCAGCAGGCTGCCGCGGTAGCCGCTTCGGTGATCTCGCCCTTCCCGCCCAAGTGA